In Mercurialis annua linkage group LG5, ddMerAnnu1.2, whole genome shotgun sequence, a single genomic region encodes these proteins:
- the LOC126681605 gene encoding uncharacterized protein LOC126681605 translates to MKGIIRFGKKGKLAPRYVGQYQIVERIGSVAYKLDLPPEMSQVHPVFHISILRKYVSDPSRVIQPQAVGVSEELTYEEQSVQIVDTQIRHLRTKKIPMVKFLWRSQSVEECTWKTEEDMRQKYPYLFTQDPARQAAARQGAREA, encoded by the exons ATGAAAGGAATaattcgttttggaaagaagggTAAGTTAGCTCCGAGATACGTCGGACAATATCAGATCGTGGAACGCATAGGTTCAGTTGCCTacaagctagacttgccaccaGAAATGTCGCAGGTTCATCctgtctttcatatttccatACTCCGAAAATATGTATCAGATCCATCTCGAGTAATCCAACCGCAAGCGGTGGGCGTAAGCGAAGAACTAACATATGAAGAGCAATCAGTGCAGATCGTTGACACACAAATACGACATCTGCGGACAAAGAAAATACCCATGGTGAAATTCCTTTGGAGAAGTCAGTCCGTAGAAGAATGCACATGGAaaacagaagaggatatgagacaGAAATATCCATACTTattcactcaag atccggcaaggcaagCAGCAGCTCGAcaaggagctcgggaagcttga
- the LOC126681607 gene encoding uncharacterized protein LOC126681607 has translation MAKYFAMETVDKTLRDFMNNIELFGGEIVVFGDDLRQVLLIVPKGTREETVYASLVRSYLVANGEEPTIDEDNIEIPKEMVIKHDANNDCEMMIEMFPRQGQLYNSYDEAVDDTNKYYQEEFLNTLQLNGLSPHRLELGVNCPIILLRNLDASNGLCNGTRMTKQKKGKKLIQKTWSTKKYCCSKVLLLCDGFLSLIDSLLSHHVKKLTFLKGVYAISKRIQTGEADYTDLFTNNRQFRFSGRPSGQLRSITLEQTQSEPEVRAWNQNCAPQPLMLKLIN, from the exons ATGGCAAAATATTTTGCTATGGAGACTGTTGACAAAACTTTAAGAGATTTCATGAACAATATTGAACTTTTTGGGGGGGAAATAGTTGTGTTTGGAGATGATCTTCGACAGGTATTACTGATTGTACCTAAAGGAACAAGAGAAGAGACTGTATATGCAAGTTTAGTAAGATCATATTT AGTTGCAAATGGAGAAGAGCCAACAATAGATGAAGACAATATAGAGATACCCAAAGAAATGGTCATAAAGCATGATGCGAACAATGATTGTGAAATG ATGATAGAGATGTTTCCCCGACAAGGCCAATTATATAATAGCTACGATGAGGCAGTCGATGATACAAACAAATACTATCAAGAAGAATTTCTCAACACGCTACAACTGAATGGCTTATCTCCCCACAGACTAGAACTCGGAGTGAATTGTCCAATCATTCTACTAAGAAATCTAGACGCATCCAATGGATTATGCAATGGCACAAGAATG ACGAAACAAAAGAAAGGGAAAAAACTTATACAAAAAACGTGGTCTACAAAGAAGTATTGTTGCAGTAAAG TTTTACTTCTCTGTGACGGTTTCTTGTCCTTAATCGACTCTCTTTTGTCTCACCATGTTAAGAAATTGACCTTTCTTAAGGGAGTTTATGCCATTTCTAAGAGAATTCAAACCGGTGAAGCAGATTATACTGATTTATT TACAAATAATAGGCAGTTCAGATTCAGCGGACGACCTTCAGGCCAGCTGAGAAGTATTACTCTTGAACAGACGCAGAGTGAACCAGAAGTAAGGGCATGGAATCAGAATTGTGCACCTCAACCGTTAATGCTCAAGCTAATAAATTAA